In Odocoileus virginianus isolate 20LAN1187 ecotype Illinois unplaced genomic scaffold, Ovbor_1.2 Unplaced_Scaffold_17, whole genome shotgun sequence, the following proteins share a genomic window:
- the UBE2D4 gene encoding ubiquitin-conjugating enzyme E2 D4 isoform X4, translating into MALKRIQKELTDLQRDPPAQCSAGPVGDDLFHWQATIMGPNDSPYQGGVFFLTIHFPTDYPFKPPKVVFTTKIYHPNINSNGSICLDILRSQWSPALTVSKVLLSICSLLCDPNPEDPLVPEIAHTYKADREKYNRLAREWTQKYAITRCPGRSGQAFLTSCLPQATC; encoded by the exons ATGGCGCTGAAGAGGATCCAGAAG GAATTAACTGACTTGCAGAGGGACCCCCCTGCCCAGTGCTCTGCAGGACCTGTGGGAGATGATT TGTTCCACTGGCAAGCCACCATCATGGGCCCG AATGACAGTCCTTACCAAGGAGGCGTTTTCTTCCTGACCATCCACTTCCCTACCGATTATCCTTTCAAGCCCCCAAAG GTTGTTTTCACAACCAAAATTTATCATCCCAACATCAACAGCAACGGCAGCATCTGCCTTGACATCCTGCGGTCCCAGTGGTCTCCAGCACTGACTGTGTCAAAAG ttctCTTATCCATCTGTTCTCTGCTCTGCGACCCCAACCCTGAGGACCCTCTGGTGCCAGAGATAGCCCATACCTACAAGGCTGATAGAGAGAA GTACAACAGACTAGCAAGAGAGTGGACACAGAAATATGCTAT AACTCGGTGCCCGGGAAGGAGCGGGCAGGCTTTCCTCACGTCGTGTCTGCCACAAGCCACATGCTGA
- the UBE2D4 gene encoding ubiquitin-conjugating enzyme E2 D4 isoform X6, translated as MLRELTDLQRDPPAQCSAGPVGDDLFHWQATIMGPNDSPYQGGVFFLTIHFPTDYPFKPPKVVFTTKIYHPNINSNGSICLDILRSQWSPALTVSKVLLSICSLLCDPNPEDPLVPEIAHTYKADREKYNRLAREWTQKYAITRCPGRSGQAFLTSCLPQATC; from the exons ATGCTAAGG GAATTAACTGACTTGCAGAGGGACCCCCCTGCCCAGTGCTCTGCAGGACCTGTGGGAGATGATT TGTTCCACTGGCAAGCCACCATCATGGGCCCG AATGACAGTCCTTACCAAGGAGGCGTTTTCTTCCTGACCATCCACTTCCCTACCGATTATCCTTTCAAGCCCCCAAAG GTTGTTTTCACAACCAAAATTTATCATCCCAACATCAACAGCAACGGCAGCATCTGCCTTGACATCCTGCGGTCCCAGTGGTCTCCAGCACTGACTGTGTCAAAAG ttctCTTATCCATCTGTTCTCTGCTCTGCGACCCCAACCCTGAGGACCCTCTGGTGCCAGAGATAGCCCATACCTACAAGGCTGATAGAGAGAA GTACAACAGACTAGCAAGAGAGTGGACACAGAAATATGCTAT AACTCGGTGCCCGGGAAGGAGCGGGCAGGCTTTCCTCACGTCGTGTCTGCCACAAGCCACATGCTGA
- the UBE2D4 gene encoding ubiquitin-conjugating enzyme E2 D4 isoform X5, with protein sequence MEQELTDLQRDPPAQCSAGPVGDDLFHWQATIMGPNDSPYQGGVFFLTIHFPTDYPFKPPKVVFTTKIYHPNINSNGSICLDILRSQWSPALTVSKVLLSICSLLCDPNPEDPLVPEIAHTYKADREKYNRLAREWTQKYAITRCPGRSGQAFLTSCLPQATC encoded by the exons ATGGAGCAG GAATTAACTGACTTGCAGAGGGACCCCCCTGCCCAGTGCTCTGCAGGACCTGTGGGAGATGATT TGTTCCACTGGCAAGCCACCATCATGGGCCCG AATGACAGTCCTTACCAAGGAGGCGTTTTCTTCCTGACCATCCACTTCCCTACCGATTATCCTTTCAAGCCCCCAAAG GTTGTTTTCACAACCAAAATTTATCATCCCAACATCAACAGCAACGGCAGCATCTGCCTTGACATCCTGCGGTCCCAGTGGTCTCCAGCACTGACTGTGTCAAAAG ttctCTTATCCATCTGTTCTCTGCTCTGCGACCCCAACCCTGAGGACCCTCTGGTGCCAGAGATAGCCCATACCTACAAGGCTGATAGAGAGAA GTACAACAGACTAGCAAGAGAGTGGACACAGAAATATGCTAT AACTCGGTGCCCGGGAAGGAGCGGGCAGGCTTTCCTCACGTCGTGTCTGCCACAAGCCACATGCTGA
- the UBE2D4 gene encoding ubiquitin-conjugating enzyme E2 D4 isoform X2: protein MEQVPRRELCLDDVQRELTDLQRDPPAQCSAGPVGDDLFHWQATIMGPNDSPYQGGVFFLTIHFPTDYPFKPPKVVFTTKIYHPNINSNGSICLDILRSQWSPALTVSKVLLSICSLLCDPNPEDPLVPEIAHTYKADREKYNRLAREWTQKYAITRCPGRSGQAFLTSCLPQATC from the exons ATGGAGCAGGTGCCGAGGCGGGAACTGTGCTTGGATGACGTGCAAAGG GAATTAACTGACTTGCAGAGGGACCCCCCTGCCCAGTGCTCTGCAGGACCTGTGGGAGATGATT TGTTCCACTGGCAAGCCACCATCATGGGCCCG AATGACAGTCCTTACCAAGGAGGCGTTTTCTTCCTGACCATCCACTTCCCTACCGATTATCCTTTCAAGCCCCCAAAG GTTGTTTTCACAACCAAAATTTATCATCCCAACATCAACAGCAACGGCAGCATCTGCCTTGACATCCTGCGGTCCCAGTGGTCTCCAGCACTGACTGTGTCAAAAG ttctCTTATCCATCTGTTCTCTGCTCTGCGACCCCAACCCTGAGGACCCTCTGGTGCCAGAGATAGCCCATACCTACAAGGCTGATAGAGAGAA GTACAACAGACTAGCAAGAGAGTGGACACAGAAATATGCTAT AACTCGGTGCCCGGGAAGGAGCGGGCAGGCTTTCCTCACGTCGTGTCTGCCACAAGCCACATGCTGA
- the UBE2D4 gene encoding ubiquitin-conjugating enzyme E2 D4 isoform X1, protein MDRYLCLIASLWNPSGDRKKFTQELTDLQRDPPAQCSAGPVGDDLFHWQATIMGPNDSPYQGGVFFLTIHFPTDYPFKPPKVVFTTKIYHPNINSNGSICLDILRSQWSPALTVSKVLLSICSLLCDPNPEDPLVPEIAHTYKADREKYNRLAREWTQKYAITRCPGRSGQAFLTSCLPQATC, encoded by the exons ATGGACCGTTACTTGTGCCTCATTGCTTCTCTTTGGAACCCGTCTGGAGACCGCAAGAAGTTTACCCAG GAATTAACTGACTTGCAGAGGGACCCCCCTGCCCAGTGCTCTGCAGGACCTGTGGGAGATGATT TGTTCCACTGGCAAGCCACCATCATGGGCCCG AATGACAGTCCTTACCAAGGAGGCGTTTTCTTCCTGACCATCCACTTCCCTACCGATTATCCTTTCAAGCCCCCAAAG GTTGTTTTCACAACCAAAATTTATCATCCCAACATCAACAGCAACGGCAGCATCTGCCTTGACATCCTGCGGTCCCAGTGGTCTCCAGCACTGACTGTGTCAAAAG ttctCTTATCCATCTGTTCTCTGCTCTGCGACCCCAACCCTGAGGACCCTCTGGTGCCAGAGATAGCCCATACCTACAAGGCTGATAGAGAGAA GTACAACAGACTAGCAAGAGAGTGGACACAGAAATATGCTAT AACTCGGTGCCCGGGAAGGAGCGGGCAGGCTTTCCTCACGTCGTGTCTGCCACAAGCCACATGCTGA
- the UBE2D4 gene encoding ubiquitin-conjugating enzyme E2 D4 isoform X3 yields MDRYLCLIASLWNPSGDRKKFTQELTDLQRDPPAQCSAGPVGDDLFHWQATIMGPNDSPYQGGVFFLTIHFPTDYPFKPPKVVFTTKIYHPNINSNGSICLDILRSQWSPALTVSKVLLSICSLLCDPNPEDPLVPEIAHTYKADREKYNRLAREWTQKYAMQNRRYGNF; encoded by the exons ATGGACCGTTACTTGTGCCTCATTGCTTCTCTTTGGAACCCGTCTGGAGACCGCAAGAAGTTTACCCAG GAATTAACTGACTTGCAGAGGGACCCCCCTGCCCAGTGCTCTGCAGGACCTGTGGGAGATGATT TGTTCCACTGGCAAGCCACCATCATGGGCCCG AATGACAGTCCTTACCAAGGAGGCGTTTTCTTCCTGACCATCCACTTCCCTACCGATTATCCTTTCAAGCCCCCAAAG GTTGTTTTCACAACCAAAATTTATCATCCCAACATCAACAGCAACGGCAGCATCTGCCTTGACATCCTGCGGTCCCAGTGGTCTCCAGCACTGACTGTGTCAAAAG ttctCTTATCCATCTGTTCTCTGCTCTGCGACCCCAACCCTGAGGACCCTCTGGTGCCAGAGATAGCCCATACCTACAAGGCTGATAGAGAGAA GTACAACAGACTAGCAAGAGAGTGGACACAGAAATATGCTAT gcaGAACAGAAGATACGGAAACTTTTAA